In Oenanthe melanoleuca isolate GR-GAL-2019-014 chromosome 17, OMel1.0, whole genome shotgun sequence, one genomic interval encodes:
- the TMEM250 gene encoding transmembrane protein 250: MPVIPIPRRVRSFHGPHTTCLHSACGPVRSAHLVRTKYNNFDIYLKSRWMYGFIRFLLYFSCSLFTSILWVALSILFCLQYLGIRIFLRFQYKLSIILLLLGRRRVDFSLMNELLIYGIHVTMLLVGGLGWCFMVFVDM, encoded by the coding sequence aTGCCGGTGATCCCCATTCCGCGGCGGGTGCGCTCGTTCCACGGCCCGCACACCACGTGCCTGCACTCCGCCTGCGGCCCCGTGCGCAGCGCGCACCTGGTGCGCACCAAGTACAACAACTTCGACATCTACCTGAAATCGCGCTGGATGTACGGCTTCATCCGCTTCCTGCTCTACTTCAGCTGCAGCCTCTTCACCTCCATCCTCTGGGTGGCTCTGTCGATCTTGTTTTGCCTTCAGTACCTCGGCATCCGCATCTTCCTGCGCTTCCAGTACAAACTGTCcatcatcctgctgctgctgggccgGAGGCGGGTGGACTTCAGCCTGATGAATGAACTGCTCATCTACGGGATCCATGTCACCATGCTGCTGGTGggggggctgggctggtgcttCATGGTCTTTGTGGATATGTAA